A portion of the Bifidobacterium bifidum ATCC 29521 = JCM 1255 = DSM 20456 genome contains these proteins:
- a CDS encoding alpha-ketoacid dehydrogenase subunit beta, whose amino-acid sequence MSERIITFGEATREAMLEEMRADERVFVYGEDIAKQGGIFGQFAGMKDEFPERVLDTPISETALVGAGVGAAIAGAKPVIDLHFADFIGIAMDEVLNQMAKAHYMFGGQATMSLVLRAPDGLMKHGAAQHSQSLETWFTNIPGIRVVVPSTPANGKQLLKAAIKDPNPVIYFENKGLFPVKGDVPEDLPPIDLSRAEVVREGADVTLVSYGLMLTKALAAADVARREYGVSVEVIDLRSITPLDMPTIYASVKKTGHLVIAHEAIKIGGVGGEIAARVAENHFDYLRGPVLRVGARFTPLPFSPVMEDFVLSGEKEILDAVLAAAGKSAVDGADGAAGRAGEAA is encoded by the coding sequence ATGAGTGAGCGAATCATCACATTCGGCGAGGCGACTCGCGAGGCCATGCTCGAAGAGATGCGAGCCGACGAACGTGTGTTCGTCTACGGCGAGGACATCGCCAAGCAGGGCGGCATCTTCGGCCAGTTCGCCGGCATGAAGGACGAATTCCCCGAGCGCGTGCTTGACACGCCGATCTCCGAGACGGCGCTCGTCGGCGCCGGCGTCGGCGCGGCCATCGCCGGCGCCAAGCCGGTCATCGACCTGCATTTCGCGGATTTCATCGGCATCGCCATGGACGAGGTGCTCAACCAGATGGCCAAGGCGCACTACATGTTCGGCGGACAGGCCACCATGTCGCTGGTGCTGCGCGCGCCCGACGGCCTGATGAAGCACGGCGCCGCCCAGCATTCCCAGTCGCTGGAGACGTGGTTCACCAACATCCCCGGCATCCGCGTGGTCGTGCCCTCGACGCCGGCCAACGGCAAGCAGCTGCTCAAGGCGGCTATCAAGGATCCTAACCCGGTCATCTACTTCGAGAACAAGGGACTGTTCCCGGTCAAGGGCGACGTGCCCGAGGACCTGCCACCCATCGACCTGAGCCGTGCGGAGGTCGTGCGCGAAGGCGCCGACGTGACGCTGGTCTCCTACGGTCTGATGCTCACCAAGGCGCTCGCTGCCGCGGATGTTGCACGGCGCGAATACGGCGTGAGCGTGGAGGTCATCGACCTGCGATCCATCACGCCGCTCGACATGCCGACCATCTATGCGTCGGTGAAGAAGACCGGTCATCTGGTCATCGCGCACGAGGCCATCAAGATCGGCGGCGTGGGCGGCGAGATCGCGGCGCGCGTGGCCGAGAACCATTTCGATTATCTGCGCGGGCCGGTGCTGCGCGTCGGCGCGCGGTTCACGCCGCTGCCGTTCAGCCCGGTGATGGAGGACTTCGTGCTGTCCGGCGAGAAGGAGATCCTCGACGCCGTGCTCGCGGCGGCCGGCAAGTCCGCCGTCGATGGGGCGGATGGTGCTGCGGGTCGGGCGGGTGAGGCCGCGTGA